The Haloarchaeobius amylolyticus genome window below encodes:
- a CDS encoding M48 family metallopeptidase, with amino-acid sequence MLEYHVLFVVLLVGTEAFFTLLSVLNVRYGAQTARAESEWMHETLGVDDLDAVLDYQRARTGLSLVSTWVALGFLLVALYTGLVTDVVEFLAATGLPELAQGVVFVALLLVAGQLVNVPFDLYSTFVVEEQFGFNNQSPTLWVKDFVLGLVVSTLIVSLLAGAVLWFVSALPTYWPAAAWALVVGFSLAMLVIKPRVIDPIFNDFTPVEESDLRDAVDEVFERAGFRCDQVYEMDASKRSGHSNAYFTGFGRTKRVVLFDTLVDQMDVDEIQAVLAHELAHWKRGHIWKFVALAAVQFAVVFGVLGYLVGQSWLYTMFGLPQVEYAGLFVALLFVGPVMQLTSPIQNYFSLAYEREADTFAVETMGSRPMADALANLASENMSNPFPHPLYETFHYDHPPIPERIRYIEAMGEGGDAGSEGPAGDDAPTAD; translated from the coding sequence ATGCTCGAGTATCACGTCCTGTTCGTCGTGTTGCTGGTCGGGACGGAGGCCTTCTTCACCCTCCTCTCGGTGTTGAACGTGCGGTACGGCGCACAGACCGCGCGCGCCGAGTCGGAGTGGATGCACGAGACGCTCGGCGTCGACGACCTGGACGCGGTGCTGGACTACCAGCGCGCCCGGACCGGGCTCTCGCTGGTCTCGACGTGGGTGGCACTGGGGTTCCTGCTCGTCGCGCTCTACACGGGCCTCGTCACCGACGTGGTCGAGTTCCTGGCCGCGACTGGGCTACCCGAACTCGCCCAGGGCGTCGTCTTCGTCGCCCTGCTGCTGGTCGCGGGCCAGCTCGTCAACGTCCCCTTCGACCTCTACTCGACGTTCGTGGTCGAGGAGCAGTTCGGCTTCAACAACCAGTCGCCGACGCTCTGGGTGAAGGACTTCGTGCTGGGACTGGTCGTGAGCACGCTCATCGTCTCGCTGCTGGCCGGGGCGGTCCTCTGGTTCGTGAGCGCGCTGCCCACCTACTGGCCGGCCGCGGCGTGGGCGCTGGTGGTCGGGTTCTCGCTCGCGATGCTGGTCATCAAGCCGCGGGTCATCGACCCGATATTCAACGACTTCACGCCGGTCGAGGAGTCGGACCTGCGCGACGCGGTCGACGAGGTGTTCGAGCGGGCCGGCTTCCGCTGTGACCAGGTGTACGAGATGGACGCGAGCAAGCGGTCGGGGCACTCGAACGCCTACTTCACCGGCTTCGGCCGGACCAAGCGCGTCGTGCTGTTCGACACGCTGGTCGACCAGATGGACGTCGACGAGATTCAGGCCGTCCTCGCGCACGAGCTCGCCCACTGGAAGCGCGGGCACATCTGGAAGTTCGTCGCGCTCGCGGCGGTCCAGTTCGCGGTCGTCTTCGGCGTGCTCGGTTACCTCGTCGGCCAGTCGTGGCTCTACACGATGTTCGGCCTGCCACAGGTCGAGTACGCCGGGCTGTTCGTCGCGCTGCTGTTCGTCGGGCCGGTCATGCAGCTGACCTCGCCCATCCAGAACTACTTCTCGCTGGCCTACGAGCGCGAGGCGGACACCTTCGCGGTCGAGACGATGGGCTCGCGGCCGATGGCCGACGCCCTCGCGAACCTCGCCAGCGAGAACATGTCGAACCCGTTCCCGCACCCGCTGTACGAGACGTTCCACTACGACCACCCGCCGATTCCCGAGCGCATCCGCTACATCGAGGCGATGGGCGAGGGCGGCGACGCGGGCAGCGAAGGGCCGGCCGGCGACGACGCGCCGACGGCCGACTGA
- a CDS encoding TetR/AcrR family transcriptional regulator, which translates to MGETQLFAAAPEDTRAAIMRATYEALTSHGYANLTIQRIADEFEKSKSLLYHHYDGKDDLLVDFLQYMVEHFEQETTCAGCSDPGDRLDHLLDRVVPVDIDPEKQAFTAAMIELRAQAPHDPAYREQFTEHDRALRDRFADILRDGIEDGTFADVDPAATADFLLTLVNGIRHQRVTRDDDGSVPAARAELDAYVDRRLRGGER; encoded by the coding sequence ATGGGAGAGACGCAGCTGTTCGCGGCTGCCCCCGAGGACACCCGGGCCGCCATCATGCGGGCGACCTACGAGGCCCTCACCAGTCACGGGTACGCGAACCTGACGATACAGCGAATCGCGGACGAGTTCGAGAAGTCGAAGTCCCTCCTCTATCATCACTACGACGGCAAGGACGACCTCCTCGTGGACTTCCTGCAGTACATGGTCGAGCACTTCGAGCAGGAGACGACCTGTGCCGGCTGTTCGGACCCGGGCGACCGGCTCGACCACCTGCTCGACCGGGTCGTTCCGGTCGACATCGACCCCGAGAAGCAGGCGTTCACGGCCGCCATGATCGAACTCCGGGCGCAGGCGCCGCACGACCCGGCCTACCGCGAGCAGTTCACCGAACACGACCGGGCCCTGCGGGACCGCTTCGCCGACATCCTCCGGGACGGCATCGAGGACGGCACCTTCGCCGACGTGGACCCGGCCGCGACCGCGGACTTCCTGCTGACGCTCGTGAACGGCATCCGCCACCAGCGCGTCACCCGCGACGACGACGGGAGCGTCCCGGCGGCGCGGGCCGAACTCGACGCCTACGTGGACCGCCGCCTCCGGGGAGGTGAGCGCTGA
- a CDS encoding MATE family efflux transporter gives MGISDLFKGKEEMDLTSGDIARPLFFLSLPIVITNLLQTAYNLADTFWLARVNEVALAAITFGFPMVFLLISLGMGLSVAGSVLVAQHTGAEEPREAEYAASQTVMFAFVASTILGIVGYFAVDTVLWLLGARGAVLREATQYMEVIALGMPFLFGFFVFISLMRGYGDTVTPMLVMFGTVVLNVVIDPLFIFGFGPIPDGLGVQGAAIATVISRFVATAVGLAIMFRGKRGVQIRLSQMAPDLQFFKKMLGIGVPASIEGTGRSVSVNLMLVVVAIFSSGFVAAFGVGIRIFSVIFLPAIAVGQGVETMVGQNIGAGKYDRAQRTADTAAVGMFGALSVLAVIVFAFTEPIVAPLSPNQEVTDIAVTFLRVVAPTFGFIGVMRSYNGAFRGSGKTMVSAAIAITMLGIIRLPIAYVLSRGIDPVASLLPFATGQAGIWTSFVVSNTLGAVIAFAWFRRGTWRGADVRGQGAVDASPTDD, from the coding sequence ATGGGTATCTCGGACCTGTTCAAGGGCAAGGAGGAGATGGACCTCACGTCGGGGGACATCGCCCGGCCCCTGTTCTTCCTCTCGCTCCCCATCGTCATCACGAACCTGCTCCAGACCGCGTACAACCTCGCGGACACGTTCTGGCTGGCGAGGGTGAACGAGGTCGCGCTGGCGGCCATCACGTTCGGCTTCCCGATGGTGTTCCTGCTCATCTCGCTCGGGATGGGGCTCTCGGTCGCCGGGAGCGTCCTCGTCGCCCAGCACACCGGGGCCGAGGAGCCGCGCGAGGCCGAGTACGCCGCCTCCCAGACGGTGATGTTCGCGTTCGTCGCGTCCACCATCCTCGGTATCGTCGGCTACTTCGCGGTCGACACGGTCCTGTGGCTACTCGGTGCCCGCGGCGCGGTCCTGCGCGAGGCCACCCAGTACATGGAGGTCATCGCGCTCGGGATGCCGTTCCTCTTCGGCTTCTTCGTGTTCATCTCGCTGATGCGGGGGTACGGCGACACCGTGACGCCGATGCTCGTCATGTTCGGGACGGTCGTCCTCAACGTCGTCATCGACCCGCTGTTCATCTTCGGCTTCGGACCCATCCCGGACGGTCTCGGCGTGCAGGGCGCCGCCATCGCGACCGTCATCTCCCGGTTCGTCGCGACCGCGGTCGGCCTGGCCATCATGTTCCGGGGCAAGCGCGGCGTCCAGATCCGCCTCTCGCAGATGGCGCCGGACCTCCAGTTCTTCAAGAAGATGCTCGGCATCGGCGTCCCGGCCTCCATCGAGGGGACGGGTCGGTCGGTCTCGGTGAACCTGATGCTCGTCGTCGTCGCCATCTTCTCCTCCGGCTTCGTGGCCGCGTTCGGCGTCGGCATCCGCATCTTCAGCGTCATCTTCCTGCCGGCCATCGCGGTCGGCCAGGGCGTCGAGACGATGGTCGGCCAGAACATCGGCGCGGGCAAGTACGACCGCGCCCAGCGCACCGCCGACACCGCCGCCGTCGGGATGTTCGGCGCGCTCTCGGTGCTCGCCGTCATCGTCTTCGCGTTCACCGAACCCATCGTCGCACCCCTCTCCCCGAACCAGGAGGTCACCGACATCGCCGTGACCTTCCTCCGGGTCGTCGCGCCCACCTTCGGCTTCATCGGTGTGATGCGCTCGTACAACGGCGCGTTCCGCGGGTCGGGCAAGACGATGGTCTCGGCGGCCATCGCCATCACGATGCTCGGCATCATCCGCCTGCCCATCGCGTACGTGCTGTCGCGGGGTATCGACCCGGTCGCCTCCCTGCTGCCCTTCGCGACCGGGCAGGCCGGCATCTGGACCTCGTTCGTCGTCTCGAACACGCTCGGTGCCGTCATCGCCTTCGCGTGGTTCCGCCGGGGGACCTGGCGCGGCGCGGACGTGCGCGGCCAGGGCGCGGTCGACGCCTCGCCGACGGACGACTGA
- a CDS encoding sodium-dependent transporter, whose translation MSERETWSTRAGFILAAVGSAVGLGNIWQFPFQAASNGGAAFVVVYLAAVLCIGFPAMLAEFVVGRSTERNPIDAFRELGGNSWSVVGALGVFAAFWILSFYSVVGGWVIRYILGSAQGAYFADPGGYFGAISSGPGALALHAVFMALVVGVVALGVEDGIEMGTKLMVPAIVVLLLGLGAWVATLDGAAAGYAYYLSPDLNTLADNIGSVLPAAVGQAFFTLSLGMGAMVTYASYLGDDDSLPVDGGLIVGLNTLVGLLAGLVVIPILATQVSVEAIRETSGAGAVFISLAEAFGQLPAGRVLGVVFFGVLLLAALSSAISLLEVVVSFVTRNTGWDRKPAAGVFGLAVFLLGIPTAFSASLTYAGTGALTWYNDLAYNLLLPISVLGVLVFVGWLRDDHATEELTKGTALGRDTAGTWIWAMRTVVIVAVVVTLFLGVQDLLVAAKVLADPVVAV comes from the coding sequence ATGAGCGAACGTGAAACATGGAGCACGCGAGCGGGGTTCATCCTCGCCGCGGTCGGCAGTGCAGTCGGCCTGGGGAACATCTGGCAGTTCCCGTTCCAGGCCGCGAGTAACGGCGGGGCGGCGTTCGTCGTCGTCTACCTCGCCGCCGTCCTGTGCATCGGCTTCCCGGCGATGCTCGCGGAGTTCGTCGTCGGGCGCAGCACCGAACGCAACCCCATCGACGCGTTCCGCGAACTCGGCGGGAACTCGTGGTCCGTCGTCGGCGCACTCGGCGTCTTCGCCGCCTTCTGGATCCTCTCGTTCTACAGCGTCGTCGGCGGCTGGGTCATCCGGTACATCCTCGGGAGCGCTCAGGGCGCGTACTTCGCGGACCCCGGCGGCTACTTCGGCGCCATCTCCAGTGGCCCCGGCGCGCTGGCGCTCCACGCCGTCTTCATGGCGCTCGTCGTCGGCGTCGTCGCGCTCGGCGTCGAGGACGGCATCGAGATGGGGACGAAACTGATGGTCCCGGCCATCGTCGTCCTGCTGCTCGGCCTCGGCGCCTGGGTCGCGACCCTCGACGGGGCCGCGGCCGGCTACGCCTACTACCTCTCGCCCGACCTGAACACGCTCGCCGACAACATCGGGAGCGTCCTCCCGGCCGCCGTCGGCCAGGCCTTCTTCACGCTCTCGCTCGGGATGGGCGCGATGGTCACCTACGCCTCCTACCTCGGTGACGACGACTCCCTGCCGGTCGACGGCGGGCTCATCGTCGGCCTGAACACGCTCGTCGGCCTGCTCGCGGGCCTCGTCGTCATCCCCATCCTGGCGACGCAGGTCTCCGTCGAGGCCATCCGCGAGACCAGCGGCGCCGGCGCCGTGTTCATCTCGCTGGCCGAGGCGTTCGGCCAGCTCCCCGCCGGGCGCGTCCTCGGCGTCGTCTTCTTCGGCGTCCTCCTGCTGGCCGCGCTCTCCTCGGCCATCTCGCTGCTGGAGGTCGTCGTCTCCTTCGTCACCCGGAACACCGGCTGGGACCGCAAGCCCGCCGCCGGCGTCTTCGGCCTCGCCGTCTTCCTGCTCGGCATCCCGACCGCCTTCAGCGCCTCCCTGACCTACGCCGGCACCGGCGCACTCACGTGGTACAACGACCTCGCGTACAACCTCCTGCTCCCCATCTCCGTCCTCGGCGTGCTCGTCTTCGTCGGCTGGCTCCGCGACGACCACGCGACCGAGGAACTCACGAAGGGGACCGCACTCGGCCGCGACACGGCCGGGACCTGGATCTGGGCGATGCGGACCGTCGTCATCGTCGCGGTCGTCGTGACCCTGTTCCTCGGCGTGCAGGACCTGCTCGTCGCCGCGAAGGTGCTGGCCGACCCCGTCGTCGCGGTGTAG
- a CDS encoding sodium-dependent transporter: MARESWTSRIGFILAAVGSAVGLGNIWRFPWMTAENGGSAFLVLYLAIVLAVGVPGLLAEFAIGRRAGKSPVGALESLSGSKHWGKVGLITVLAGLVLLSFYSVVGGWILRYFFASATGAYFAAPGEYFASIDYGLAAAGFHVLFLGITAGIVASGIRGGIERATTVMMPIVILMLGALAVWAGGLSGAADAYEFYLTFDASYVQANALDILLSASGQALFTLSVGAGTMITYASYIGEDRSLPADGSIIALLNTGVGVLAGFVVLPLLFSTPNVDPATSGPGALFVGVATAFGELPGGRVLALAFFAVVALAALSSSISMLEIPVAYLVDEHGIERKVATAGLAGFVLVTGTASAFNAEVFGILAGPVVDVLLTTGLFAFVVFAAWVLGGDAVEEFALGTRFSTGLGDAWRLLIGIALPPFLLFTLFNGILGYLGMQVGAEYVAVAAVLVAALVVTGVRRVGTTAQAEAPA; the protein is encoded by the coding sequence ATGGCACGTGAATCGTGGACATCGAGAATCGGGTTCATCCTCGCTGCCGTCGGGAGCGCCGTCGGCCTCGGGAACATCTGGCGGTTCCCGTGGATGACCGCAGAGAACGGGGGTAGCGCGTTCCTGGTACTGTACCTGGCCATCGTCCTGGCGGTCGGCGTCCCGGGCCTGCTGGCCGAGTTCGCCATCGGCCGGCGGGCGGGCAAGAGCCCGGTCGGCGCGCTCGAATCGCTCTCCGGCTCGAAGCACTGGGGCAAGGTCGGCCTCATCACGGTCCTCGCCGGCCTCGTCCTGCTGTCGTTCTACAGCGTCGTCGGGGGCTGGATCCTCCGGTACTTCTTCGCGAGTGCGACCGGGGCGTACTTCGCCGCACCCGGAGAGTACTTCGCGAGCATCGACTACGGCCTCGCCGCGGCGGGCTTTCACGTCCTGTTCCTCGGCATCACGGCCGGCATCGTCGCGAGTGGCATCCGCGGGGGCATCGAGCGCGCCACGACGGTCATGATGCCCATCGTCATCCTGATGCTCGGCGCGCTCGCCGTCTGGGCAGGCGGCCTCTCGGGGGCAGCCGACGCCTACGAGTTCTACCTGACGTTCGACGCGAGCTACGTGCAGGCGAACGCGCTCGACATCCTGCTGTCGGCGTCGGGGCAGGCGCTGTTCACGCTCTCGGTCGGCGCGGGGACGATGATCACCTACGCCTCCTACATCGGCGAGGACCGGTCGCTCCCGGCCGACGGGAGCATCATCGCCCTGCTCAACACCGGCGTCGGCGTCCTCGCGGGCTTCGTCGTGCTCCCGCTGCTGTTCTCGACGCCGAACGTCGACCCCGCGACCAGCGGCCCCGGCGCGCTGTTCGTCGGCGTCGCGACCGCCTTCGGCGAACTCCCCGGCGGGCGGGTCCTCGCGCTCGCCTTCTTCGCCGTCGTCGCCCTCGCGGCCCTCTCCTCGTCCATCTCGATGCTGGAGATCCCCGTCGCGTACCTCGTCGACGAACACGGCATCGAGCGCAAGGTCGCGACCGCGGGCCTCGCCGGCTTCGTCCTCGTCACCGGGACCGCGAGCGCGTTCAACGCGGAAGTGTTCGGCATCCTCGCCGGCCCGGTCGTCGACGTGCTCCTGACGACCGGCCTGTTCGCCTTCGTCGTCTTCGCGGCGTGGGTGCTCGGCGGCGACGCCGTCGAGGAGTTCGCCCTCGGGACCCGGTTCTCGACCGGGCTCGGCGACGCCTGGCGCCTCCTCATCGGTATCGCGCTCCCGCCGTTCCTGCTGTTCACGCTGTTCAACGGCATCCTCGGCTACCTCGGGATGCAGGTCGGCGCGGAGTACGTCGCCGTCGCCGCGGTGCTGGTCGCTGCACTGGTGGTGACCGGGGTCCGGCGCGTCGGCACGACCGCACAGGCCGAGGCACCGGCCTGA